A genome region from Macaca nemestrina isolate mMacNem1 chromosome 20, mMacNem.hap1, whole genome shotgun sequence includes the following:
- the LOC105496626 gene encoding olfactory receptor 7C1, protein MEIGNQTHAPEFLLLGFSATSQIQFILFGLFLSMYLVTFTGNLLIILAISSDSHLHTPMYFFLSNLSFADLCFTSTTIPKMLLNIVTQNKFITYAGCVSQIFFFISFGCLDNLLLTVMAYDRFVAICHPLHYKVIMSPRLCGLLVLESWCISVMGSLLETLTVLRLSFCTKMEIPHFFCDLPEVLKLACSDTFINNVVIYFATGILAVIPFTGILFSYYKIVFSILRISSAGGKYKAFSTCGSHLSVVSLFYGTGLGVYLSSAATPSSRTSLVASVMYTMVTPMLNPFIYSLRNTDVKGALGRLLSRATFYNDDIIAGLS, encoded by the coding sequence ATGGAAATAGGAAATCAGACACATGCCCCAGAATTTCTCCTCCTGGGATTTTCAGCAACGTCACAGATTCAGTTTATTCTCTTTGGCCTGTTCCTCTCCATGTACCTAGTCACTTTCACTGGGAACCTGCTTATCATCCTGGCCATCAGCTCAGACTCCCACCTCCACACCCCCATGTACTTCTTCCTCTCCAACCTGTCCTTTGCGGACCTCTGTTTTACCTCCACAACCATCCCAAAGATGCTACTGAATATAGTGACACAGAACAAATTCATAACATATGCAGGCTGTGtcagtcagattttttttttcatttcatttggatgCCTGGACAATTTACTCTTGACCGTGATGGCCTATGACCGGTTTGTGGCCATCTGTCACCCCTTGCACTACAAGGTCATCATGAGCCCCCGGCTCTGTGGACTGCTGGTTCTGGAATCCTGGTGCATCAGTGTCATGGGTTCCCTGCTCGAGACCTTGACTGTTTTGAGGCTGTCCTTCTGCACCAAAATGGAAATTCCACACTTTTTTTGTGATCTTCCTGAAGTCCTGAAGCTCGCCTGTTCTGACACCTTCATCAATAATGTAGTGATATACTTTGCAACTGGCATTCTGGCTGTGATTCCCTTTACTGGAATACTTTTCTCTTActataaaattgttttctctatACTGAGGATTTCCTCAGCTGGGGGAAAGTACAAAGCCTTTTCCACCTGTGGTTCCCACCTCTCAGTGGTCAGCTTGTTCTATGGCACGGGCCTTGGGGTCTATCTCAGTTCTGCAGCTACACCATCTTCTAGGACAAGTCTGGTGGCCTCAGTGATGTACACCATGGTCACCCCCATGCTGAACCCCTTCATCTACAGTCTGAGGAATACGGACGTGAAGGGGGCCCTGGGGAGACTCCTCAGTAGGGCAACATTTTATAATGATGACATCATTGCAGGACTTTCATAA